From a single Salvelinus namaycush isolate Seneca chromosome 14, SaNama_1.0, whole genome shotgun sequence genomic region:
- the LOC120058872 gene encoding matrix remodeling-associated protein 8-like has product MWRLFLISSVFFLPSAWGQSSSKLDVVVEARNITLPAGTQAVLPCHSSRMIWTRDRLKDRQRVVHWDLFRSTPEYSVERILDMSAGVKERVYNGFNKGRITIPKTAFTDGNFSLVINNVGTADRGVYSCNLHHHYCQLHQSIKIQLNTTKSVRKEKRYWDGDKTVFVVLLGSSVVLPCVNRRPLWMEGQQEDQQQVAHWDWQPPGVRPDGADRMVDLYASGERRQYGPLFPVDKMSVSEDAFSVGDFSLTISNLQPVDKGLYSCHLHHHYCGLHERRIFRLMVGPSLPPPPPVLTAAPVAPAVPTVLAIPHRLPNDDPSPEVVELERPRVVNVILPEHPGHFFQQMGYFLATFLLLAFIITIVIVLTRRRRKRGLEYDLRRSERSHVTGYDDIALDATELKVCTQEYLNSDYKNNLLKERDMSKGCNKEMDGKLWI; this is encoded by the exons ATGTGGCGGTTGTTTCTAA TTTCTTCTGTCTTCTTCCTGCCCAGTG CGTGGGGCCAGAGCAGCAGCAAGTTAGATGTGGTGGTGGAGGCCCGTAATATCACCCTCCCAGCCGGGACCCAGGCCGTGCTGCCCTGCCACAGCTCCCGCATGATATGGACCCGGGACCGGCTGAAGGATCGCCAGAGGGTGGTCCACTGGGACCTGTTCCGGAGCACACCAGAGTACTCTGTGGAAAGGATACTGGACATGTCTGCTGGCGTCAAAGAGAGAGTCTACAATGGGTTCAACAAGGGCCGCATAACCATCCCCAAAACCGCCTTCACTGACGGGAACTTCTCCCTCGTCATCAACA ATGTAGGAACAGCTGATCGAGGTGTTTATAGTTGTAATCTGCATCACCACTACTGCCAGCTTCACCAGTCCATCAAGATACAGCTCAACACCACCAAGTCAG TCCGTAAGGAGAAGCGTTACTGGGACGGGGACAAGACAGTGTTTgtggtgttgctgggcagctctGTGGTGTTGCCTTGTGTGAACAGGCGGCCCCTGTGGATGGAGGGCCAGCAGGAGGACCAGCAGCAGGTAGCCCACTGGGACTGGCAGCCACCTGGGGTGAGACCTGATGGAGCTGACCGCATGGTGGACCTTTACGCCTCTGGAGAGCGCCGGCAGTATGGACCACTCTTCCCTGTGGACAAGATGAGTGTCTCTGAGGATGCCTTCTCTGTAGGGGATTTCTCTCTGACCATCTCTAATCTCCAGCCTGTCGACAAGGGCCTGTACTCCTGTCACCTGCACCACCACTACTGCGGCCTGCACGAGAGACGCATCTTCAGGCTCATGGTGGGGCCTTCACTGCCCCCACCTCCTCCGGTCCTCACTGCTGCCCCTGTTGCCCCTGCTGTCCCGACTGTCCTTGCTATCCCCCACAGACTCCCCAATGATGACCCAA GCCCTGAGGTGGTTGAACTTGAGAGACCACGGGTAGTCAATGTCATCCTCCCTGAGCACCCAGGGCACTTCTTCCAGCAGATGGGCTACTTCCTGGCTACCTTCCTCCTCCTAGCCTTCATCATAACAATCGTCATTGTGCTTACCCGACGACGCAGAAAGagag GGCTGGAGTACGACCTGCGCAGATCCGAACG GAGTCATGTGACTGGCTACGATGACATCGCATTGGATGCCACAGAGCTGAAAGTCTGCACCCAGGAATACCTGAATTCAG ACTACAAAAACAACCtactgaaagagagagatatgtCTAAAGGCTGCAATAAAG aaatGGATGGAAAGTTGTGGatatga